One window of the Takifugu rubripes chromosome 13, fTakRub1.2, whole genome shotgun sequence genome contains the following:
- the ercc5 gene encoding DNA repair protein complementing XP-G cells isoform X2 translates to MVDNYSTYQGELYDNPNSVDINSEEFASLPPEMKHEILKDMKEFSKRRRTMYQKPPQNSGDFSQYQLTGLLQRNLLNQRLGKVEKEMCERSAGSAPQVYEQDSEQKSHSIESNRLVSEDHSHYILIKGSKKSEIVAESRPAAARWCGGFQGGKRRAAGRPEPLWRPACDEQDNEPGPSSEVPEPSPPSPCTLKAIQAAMTDSSDKEDDQIRNGSGASPRTLLAIQQALAEEENPFVEQAANVQISVRHPAPRVVLSSSDDEPQDDTVKSSPQENLNLKWNNTKLHLHEKDSLLESSSEEDGEEVVVQRNLALLPPRHERGTKSNDESNKAQLSVDGRCGEMEIRQEMEEKVTFAAPICAQPQDEQRRPRSTEAPEKTEVNSEASEESDSKESFIEVSEEEFKQEDVEPQTEEKGSPDDVRKVERKPEDNWEEDPTRLVLIEEEDTKSPTGDEGLTEGAERGGSSSPAVNEWEQFDAEELEALESSLQAEQSSLRELKQQQERMANTVTGQMYLESQELLQLFGVPFLVAPMEAEAQCAALDRDDHTHGTITDDSDVWLFGGRHVYKNFFSQNKYVEYFQYSDLQNVLGLDRAKLINLAYLLGSDYTEGVAGVGYVTGMEVLNEFTGPGLEPLIQFSKWWVEAQEKKRLVADPRDTKVKKKLRELKLHPGFPNPAVAQAYLQPCVDQAESSFSWGRPQVDMLKEFCLNRFGWNSRRTEETLQPVMKQLSTQQTQMRIDSFFHMAQQEKNAIRSQRLRRAVTCMKRKERNGGEDGEEGSEEESSSLSKSKRGKVASKGSNTKGATEGEREVVGGGFLGSEVTLEPLKEVSCTNQVSQLDKGPHSAAAPSQRDGKDSDSSSSDDNGGGGREVAMVTARSVFESSRRGCRGKSTRGRGNARGRGKKSEIKDRTFST, encoded by the exons ATGGTCGACAACTATAGCACGTATCAG GGGGAGTTGTATGACAACCCCAACTCTGTGGACATCAACTCGGAGGAGTTTGCCAGCCTGCCTCCTGAAATGAAGCATGAAATACTCAAAGACATGAAGGAATTTTCCAAAAGACGCCGGACTATGTACCAAAAGCCTCCACAG aattctGGAGATTTTTCTCAGTACCAGCTGACCGGTCTGCTGCAAAGAAACCTGCTGAATCAGCGCCTGGGGAAGGTGGAGAAGGAGATGTGCGAGCGGAGTGCTGGCAGTGCTCCTCAGGTTTACGAACAGGACAGCGAGCAGAAGAGTCACAGCATAGAGTCAAATCGACTTGTTTCAGAGGACCATTCCCACTATATTCTTATTAAAG GTTCCAAAAAGAGTGAGATTGTTGCTGAGAGCCGGCCTGCAGCTGCACGCTGGTGCGGAGGCTTCCAGGGAGGTAAAAGAAGAGCAGCAGGTAGACCGGAGCCCCTATGGCGTCCTGCATGTGACGAACAGGACAATGAGCCAGGTCCGTCCTCAGAGGTCCCAGAGCCGTCGCCACCCTCGCCTTGTACGCTCAAGGCCATCCAGGCTGCAATGACGGACAGCTCAGATAAAGAGGACGACCAGATCAGGAATGGCAGTGGTGCTTCCCCACGTACCCTGTTGGCGATCCAACAAGCACTGGCTGAAGAGGAAAACCCCTTTGTCGAACAAGCGGCTAACGTGCAGATTAGCGTTCGTCACCCAGCTCCCCGAGTGGTTCTAAGCAGCTCAGACGACGAACCACAGGATGATACTGTGAAGTCTTCGCCTCAAGAGAACTTAAACTTAAAATGGAACAACACAAAGCTACATTTACATGAAAAAGATAGTTTGTTGGAGAGTAGTTCtgaagaggatggggaggaAGTGGTTGTTCAGAGAAACCTTGCCCTGTTACCACCGAGACATGAGAGGGGGACAAAGTCAAATGATGAATCAAACAAAGCACAGTTGTCAGTGGACGGGAGATGCGGAGAGATGGAAATACGACaagaaatggaggaaaaggtCACTTTCGCTGCTCCGATATGTGCACAGCCTCAGGATGAGCAGAGAAGACCCAGGTCCACTGAAGCTCCAGAGAAAACTGAAGTAAATTCAGAGGCCAGTGAGGAGAGTGACTCCAAAG AGAGCTTCATTGAGGTCTCAGAGGAAGAATTTAAACAGGAAGATGTTGAACCTCAAACTGAAGAGAAAGGAAGTCCAGATGATGTCCGAAAAGTAGAGAGAAAGCCTGAGGACAATTGGGAAGAAGACCCCACTCGTTTGGTATTGATAGAGGAAGAAGACACAAAGAGTCCGACAGGAGATGAAGGGCTGacagagggagcagagaggggaggcaGCTCTTCTCCTGCCGTCAACGAATGGGAACAGTTTGATGCA gaagagctggaggctcTGGAGAGCTCCCTGCAGGCCGAGCAGAGCAGCCTGAGGGAGctgaagcagcaacaggagcgGATGGCCAACACTGTGACGGGGCAGATGTACCTGGAGAGCCAG gagctgctgcagctctttggCGTGCCCTTTCTGGTGGCGCCGATGGAGGCCGAGGCTCAGTGTGCAGCTTTGGACCGGGACGACCACACGCACGGGACCATCACCGACGACTCCGATGTGTGGCTCTTCGGCGGGAGACACGTTTACAAGAATTTCTTCAGCCAGAACAAATACGTTGAATATTTCCAGTACAGTGACCTGCAAAACGTCCTGG GTCTGGACAGAGCTAAACTAATAAACCTGGCGTACCTACTCGGGAGCGACTACACGGAGGGCGTGGCTGGCGTTGGATATGTCACAGGCATGGAGGTGCTGAATGAGTTTACCGGACCTGGCCTGGAGCCACTCATACAGTTCAG TAAGTGGTGGGTAGAGGCTCAGGAGAAGAAGCGCCTGGTGGCTGATCCTCGCGACACCAAAGTGAAGAAGAAACTGAGGGAGCTGAAACTGCACCCGGGCTTCCCCAACCCCGCCGTGGCCCAGGCTTACCTGCAGCCCTGTGTGGACCAGGCGGAGAGCAGCTTCTCCTGGGGGCGCCCACAAGTGGACATGCTCAAAGA ATTCTGTCTGAACCGTTTTGGCTGGAACAGtcggaggacagaggagactcTTCAACCTGTGATGAAGCAGCTTAGCACTCAACAG ACTCAGATGCGGATCGACTCGTTCTTCCACATGGCGCAGCAGGAAAAGAACGCAATCCGCAGTCAGCGTCTCCGTCGGGCCGTCACCTGCAtgaagagaaaggagaggaacggtggggaggacggggaggagggcAGTGAGGAGGAAAGCTCGTCCCTGTCCAAATCCAAAAGGGGGAAGGTGGCCAGCAAAGGTTCAAACACTAAGGGagcaacagagggagagagggaggtggtggggggaggatTTTTGGGCTCGGAGGTGACTTTGGAACCTCTGAAGGAGGTGAGCTGCACCAACCAGGTGTCCCAGTTAGATAAAGGGCCTCATTCGGCAGCGGCTCCCTCTCAAAGGGACGGGAAggacagcgacagcagcagctctgatgacaacggcggcggcggccgagAGGTCGCTATGGTAACGGCCCGGTCGGTGtttgaaagcagcagaagaggctgcagaggaaaaaGCACAAGGGGCAGGGGAAACGCACGAGGAAGGGGAAAGAAGTCGGAAATAAAAGACAGGACTTTCTCGACGTGA
- the mettl21ca gene encoding uncharacterized protein mettl21ca, with product MDIPTFEDKGNVIGKEGVEEELEKKKEREDENEDGEVREEEKVESPGQKQETGFSPHIGFFNSLQREVYYYADEKIVIEEGLDSFAGMIWPAALALCHHLDSHRQQINLVDKAVLELGAGTGLVSVVAALLGAWVTATDLPVVLNNLTANVSRNTRGRCRHTPQVAALVWGHDLETTYPTSVYRYDYVLAADVVYHHDFLNELLDTMKHFCRPGTTLIWANKVRFEGDLKFMEDFQKTFHTSLLVEDGELKIFIATCKDEEEDVVESELWREEEVKEESEDEETKQHTEEELDSAEEPRISEAQRGGDEGLNEPDEITTECDECKEDEQEVPEVTEQAGCQPTALQPSGDPAWVPSTRNSFGKDIYHYAGHDIVIQESIDYFGAVMWPGALALCSFLDNNRQMVDVRGKEVLELGAGTGLVTIVASLLGASVTATDLPEVLSNLKANVMRNTRGRCRHTPQVAALIWGHDLETTYPTSVYRYDYVLAADVVYHHDFLNELLDTMKHFCRPGTTLIWANKVRFEGDLKFMEDFQKTFHTSLLAEDGDMRIFMATGRE from the exons ATGGATATCCCGACCTTTGAAGACAAAGGAAATGTTATAGGAAAAGAGggtgtggaggaagagctggagaagaagaaagaaagagaagatgaaAATGAGGATGGAGaagtgagagaagaagaaaaag TTGAATCACCCGGACAGAAGCAGGAAACAGGCTTTTCTCCGCACATCGGTTTCTTCAATAGTCTGCAGAGAGAGGTGTACTACTATGCCGACGAGAAGATCGTCATAGAAGAGGGGCTTGACTCCTTCGCTGGGATGATATGGCCAGCT GCTCTCGCTCTCTGTCACCACCTGGACTCGCACCGTCAGCAGATCAATCTGGTGGACAAGGCGGTCCTGGAGCTCGGGGCAGGAACGGGCCTCGTGTCTGTCGTTGCGGCGCTCCTGG GCGCCTGGGTGACGGCCACAGACCTCCCAGTGGTCCTGAACAACCTGACGGCCAATGTGTCAAGaaacaccagggggcgctgcagacacacaccccaggTAGCAGCTCTGGTTTGGGGTCACGACCTGGAGACCACCTACCCCACATCCGTGTATCGCTACGACTACGTCCTGGCCGCTGACGTGGTCTACCACCACGACTTCCTGAACGAACTCCTGGACACCATGAAGCACTTCTGCAGACCAGGAACGACTCTGATCTGGGCCAACAAGGTGAGGTTTGAGGGCGACCTGAAGTTCATGGAGGACTTCCAAAAGACTTTTCACACGAGCCTGCTGGTTGAAGATGGAGAGCTGAAGATCTTTATAGCAACCtgcaaagatgaggaagaggatgttgTTGAATCGGAActctggagagaggaggaagtgaaggaagaGTCTGAGGATGAGGAGACAAAACAGCATACAGAAGAAGAGCTGGACTCAGCGGAGGAACCTCGGATCTCAGAAGctcaaagaggaggtgatgaagggTTAAATGAGCCTGACGAGATCACCACTGAATGTGATGAATGTAAAGAAGACGAGCAGGAAGTCCCAGAAGTTACAG AACAGGCAGGTTGTCAGCCGACAGCCCTGCAGCCGAGCGGAGATCCAGCCTGGGTGCCCAGCACCAGGAACAGCTTTGGGAAGGACATCTACCACTACGCAGGTCACGACATCGTTATTCAGGAGTCCATAGATTATTTTGGAGCAGTAATGTGGCCAGGA GCGCTGGCGCTGTGCTCCTTCCTGGACAATAACAGACAGATGGTGGACGTGCGGGGGAAGGAGGTCCTGGAGCTGGGAGCAGGAACGGGATTAGTGACCATTGTGGCCAGCCTGCTGG gcgCTTCAGTCACCGCCACTGACTTACCGGAAGTGTTGAGCAACCTTAAAGCAAACGTGATGAGaaacaccagggggcgctgcagacacacaccccaggTAGCagctctgatctggggtcacGACCTGGAGACCACCTACCCCACATCCGTGTATCGCTACGACTACGTCCTGGCCGCTGACGTGGTCTACCACCACGACTTCCTGAATGAACTCCTGGACACCATGAAGCACTTCTGCAGACCAGGAACGACTCTGATCTGGGCCAACAAGGTGAGGTTTGAGGGCGACCTGAAGTTCATGGAGGACTTCCAAAAGACTTTTCACACGAGCCTGCTGGCTGAAGACGGAGACATGAGGATCTTCATGGCAACCGGCAGAGAGTGA
- the ercc5 gene encoding DNA repair protein complementing XP-G cells homolog isoform X1 codes for MGVHGLWRLLESTGKPINPETLEGKILAVDISIWLNQAVKGVRDREGNSVQNAHLLTLFHRICKLLFFRIKPVFVFDGEAPLLKKQTLALRRQRKEEMSRESKQTNEKLLRTFLKRQAIKAALGDQSKEPIPSLSSVTRHEVDDMYVLPALPVAEEKNESSSGEEDKEWEEMVDNYSTYQGELYDNPNSVDINSEEFASLPPEMKHEILKDMKEFSKRRRTMYQKPPQNSGDFSQYQLTGLLQRNLLNQRLGKVEKEMCERSAGSAPQVYEQDSEQKSHSIESNRLVSEDHSHYILIKGSKKSEIVAESRPAAARWCGGFQGGKRRAAGRPEPLWRPACDEQDNEPGPSSEVPEPSPPSPCTLKAIQAAMTDSSDKEDDQIRNGSGASPRTLLAIQQALAEEENPFVEQAANVQISVRHPAPRVVLSSSDDEPQDDTVKSSPQENLNLKWNNTKLHLHEKDSLLESSSEEDGEEVVVQRNLALLPPRHERGTKSNDESNKAQLSVDGRCGEMEIRQEMEEKVTFAAPICAQPQDEQRRPRSTEAPEKTEVNSEASEESDSKESFIEVSEEEFKQEDVEPQTEEKGSPDDVRKVERKPEDNWEEDPTRLVLIEEEDTKSPTGDEGLTEGAERGGSSSPAVNEWEQFDAEELEALESSLQAEQSSLRELKQQQERMANTVTGQMYLESQELLQLFGVPFLVAPMEAEAQCAALDRDDHTHGTITDDSDVWLFGGRHVYKNFFSQNKYVEYFQYSDLQNVLGLDRAKLINLAYLLGSDYTEGVAGVGYVTGMEVLNEFTGPGLEPLIQFSKWWVEAQEKKRLVADPRDTKVKKKLRELKLHPGFPNPAVAQAYLQPCVDQAESSFSWGRPQVDMLKEFCLNRFGWNSRRTEETLQPVMKQLSTQQTQMRIDSFFHMAQQEKNAIRSQRLRRAVTCMKRKERNGGEDGEEGSEEESSSLSKSKRGKVASKGSNTKGATEGEREVVGGGFLGSEVTLEPLKEVSCTNQVSQLDKGPHSAAAPSQRDGKDSDSSSSDDNGGGGREVAMVTARSVFESSRRGCRGKSTRGRGNARGRGKKSEIKDRTFST; via the exons ATGGGAGTCCACGGGCTCTGGAGGCTACTGGAGAGTACAGGGAAACCCATCAACCCCGAGACTCTTGAAGGAAAGATACTTGCTGTTG ATATCAGCATATGGCTAAACCAAGCAGTGAAGGGAGTGAGGGACCGTGAAGGCAACAGTGTTCAGAATGCTCACCTGCTCACTCTCTTCCACCGTATCTGTAAGCTCCTCTTCTTCCGTATCAAGCCAGTATTTGTGTTTGACGGGGAAGCACCGTTGCTGAAGAAACAGACTCTG gctctgaggaggcagaggaaagaggagatgagCAGGGAGTCCAAGCAAACCAATGAGAAACTTCTGAGGACCTTTCTAAAGAGGCAGGCTATCAAAGCTGCACTTGGAGATCAGAG TAAAGAACCTATTCCCAGCCTCTCCTCTGTGACAAGACATGAGGTGGATGACATGTATGTTCTCCCAGCTCTGCCAGTGGCAGAAGAGAAGAATGAAAGCAG ttcAGGTGAAGAAGACAAGGAGTGGGAGGAGATGGTCGACAACTATAGCACGTATCAG GGGGAGTTGTATGACAACCCCAACTCTGTGGACATCAACTCGGAGGAGTTTGCCAGCCTGCCTCCTGAAATGAAGCATGAAATACTCAAAGACATGAAGGAATTTTCCAAAAGACGCCGGACTATGTACCAAAAGCCTCCACAG aattctGGAGATTTTTCTCAGTACCAGCTGACCGGTCTGCTGCAAAGAAACCTGCTGAATCAGCGCCTGGGGAAGGTGGAGAAGGAGATGTGCGAGCGGAGTGCTGGCAGTGCTCCTCAGGTTTACGAACAGGACAGCGAGCAGAAGAGTCACAGCATAGAGTCAAATCGACTTGTTTCAGAGGACCATTCCCACTATATTCTTATTAAAG GTTCCAAAAAGAGTGAGATTGTTGCTGAGAGCCGGCCTGCAGCTGCACGCTGGTGCGGAGGCTTCCAGGGAGGTAAAAGAAGAGCAGCAGGTAGACCGGAGCCCCTATGGCGTCCTGCATGTGACGAACAGGACAATGAGCCAGGTCCGTCCTCAGAGGTCCCAGAGCCGTCGCCACCCTCGCCTTGTACGCTCAAGGCCATCCAGGCTGCAATGACGGACAGCTCAGATAAAGAGGACGACCAGATCAGGAATGGCAGTGGTGCTTCCCCACGTACCCTGTTGGCGATCCAACAAGCACTGGCTGAAGAGGAAAACCCCTTTGTCGAACAAGCGGCTAACGTGCAGATTAGCGTTCGTCACCCAGCTCCCCGAGTGGTTCTAAGCAGCTCAGACGACGAACCACAGGATGATACTGTGAAGTCTTCGCCTCAAGAGAACTTAAACTTAAAATGGAACAACACAAAGCTACATTTACATGAAAAAGATAGTTTGTTGGAGAGTAGTTCtgaagaggatggggaggaAGTGGTTGTTCAGAGAAACCTTGCCCTGTTACCACCGAGACATGAGAGGGGGACAAAGTCAAATGATGAATCAAACAAAGCACAGTTGTCAGTGGACGGGAGATGCGGAGAGATGGAAATACGACaagaaatggaggaaaaggtCACTTTCGCTGCTCCGATATGTGCACAGCCTCAGGATGAGCAGAGAAGACCCAGGTCCACTGAAGCTCCAGAGAAAACTGAAGTAAATTCAGAGGCCAGTGAGGAGAGTGACTCCAAAG AGAGCTTCATTGAGGTCTCAGAGGAAGAATTTAAACAGGAAGATGTTGAACCTCAAACTGAAGAGAAAGGAAGTCCAGATGATGTCCGAAAAGTAGAGAGAAAGCCTGAGGACAATTGGGAAGAAGACCCCACTCGTTTGGTATTGATAGAGGAAGAAGACACAAAGAGTCCGACAGGAGATGAAGGGCTGacagagggagcagagaggggaggcaGCTCTTCTCCTGCCGTCAACGAATGGGAACAGTTTGATGCA gaagagctggaggctcTGGAGAGCTCCCTGCAGGCCGAGCAGAGCAGCCTGAGGGAGctgaagcagcaacaggagcgGATGGCCAACACTGTGACGGGGCAGATGTACCTGGAGAGCCAG gagctgctgcagctctttggCGTGCCCTTTCTGGTGGCGCCGATGGAGGCCGAGGCTCAGTGTGCAGCTTTGGACCGGGACGACCACACGCACGGGACCATCACCGACGACTCCGATGTGTGGCTCTTCGGCGGGAGACACGTTTACAAGAATTTCTTCAGCCAGAACAAATACGTTGAATATTTCCAGTACAGTGACCTGCAAAACGTCCTGG GTCTGGACAGAGCTAAACTAATAAACCTGGCGTACCTACTCGGGAGCGACTACACGGAGGGCGTGGCTGGCGTTGGATATGTCACAGGCATGGAGGTGCTGAATGAGTTTACCGGACCTGGCCTGGAGCCACTCATACAGTTCAG TAAGTGGTGGGTAGAGGCTCAGGAGAAGAAGCGCCTGGTGGCTGATCCTCGCGACACCAAAGTGAAGAAGAAACTGAGGGAGCTGAAACTGCACCCGGGCTTCCCCAACCCCGCCGTGGCCCAGGCTTACCTGCAGCCCTGTGTGGACCAGGCGGAGAGCAGCTTCTCCTGGGGGCGCCCACAAGTGGACATGCTCAAAGA ATTCTGTCTGAACCGTTTTGGCTGGAACAGtcggaggacagaggagactcTTCAACCTGTGATGAAGCAGCTTAGCACTCAACAG ACTCAGATGCGGATCGACTCGTTCTTCCACATGGCGCAGCAGGAAAAGAACGCAATCCGCAGTCAGCGTCTCCGTCGGGCCGTCACCTGCAtgaagagaaaggagaggaacggtggggaggacggggaggagggcAGTGAGGAGGAAAGCTCGTCCCTGTCCAAATCCAAAAGGGGGAAGGTGGCCAGCAAAGGTTCAAACACTAAGGGagcaacagagggagagagggaggtggtggggggaggatTTTTGGGCTCGGAGGTGACTTTGGAACCTCTGAAGGAGGTGAGCTGCACCAACCAGGTGTCCCAGTTAGATAAAGGGCCTCATTCGGCAGCGGCTCCCTCTCAAAGGGACGGGAAggacagcgacagcagcagctctgatgacaacggcggcggcggccgagAGGTCGCTATGGTAACGGCCCGGTCGGTGtttgaaagcagcagaagaggctgcagaggaaaaaGCACAAGGGGCAGGGGAAACGCACGAGGAAGGGGAAAGAAGTCGGAAATAAAAGACAGGACTTTCTCGACGTGA
- the mettl21e gene encoding methyltransferase like 21e isoform X2 produces MTTQTCPKAVGDSSSKEEAGAAEDTELAKAVMAHQFHPSVLGPESWEGYKFSDMEIRIKESTDLYGAVLWPSAMVLCHFLETNQDKFSLRDKNVIELGAGTGLVTIVSSLLGAKVTSTDLPDVLGNLQYNVTRNTKGRCKYIPLVTELTWGQEVEQRFPRDTHCFDYILAADVVYSHPYLEELMATFDHLCQETTEILWAMRFRLDPENSFVDRFRQRFHLEQLYDLPSLSIKLFRAWRKDKGTKNHGEAAA; encoded by the exons ATGACCACCCAGACATGTCCTAAAGCGGTGGGAGACTCCTCCTCAAAGGAAGAAG CAGGTGCCGCGGAGGACACGGAGTTAGCCAAAGCCGTAATGGCTCACCAGTTCCATCCCTCTGTCCTTGGCCCAGAGTCCTGGGAAGGATACAAGTTTTCTGACATGGAGATCCGGATCAAAGAATCCACAGACCTTTATGGAGCTGTCCTCTGGCCTTCG GCAATGGTGTTGTGTCATTTCCTAGAGACAAACCAGGACAAATTCAGCTTGAGGGACAAAAATGTTATTGAACTGGGTGCCGGAACTGGCCTGGTCACCATCGTATCCAGCCTCTTAG GCGCTAAAGTGACCTCCACAGATCTACCAGACGTGTTGGGGAACCTCCAGTACAACGTAACACGCAACACCAAAGGCCGATGCAAGTATATCCCCCTG GTGACAGAGCTGACCTGGGGtcaggaggtggagcagcgTTTCCCACGTGACACGCACTGTTTTGACTACATTCTCGCCGCCGACGTGGTCTACTCTCATCcttacctggaggagctgatggccACGTTTGATCACCTGTGCCAGGAAACCACGGAGATCCTGTGGGCCATGCGCTTCCGCCTGGACCCGGAGAACAGCTTCGTGGATCGTTTTCGCCAACGCTTCCACCTGGAGCAGCTGTACGACCTCCCCAGTCTGAGCATCAAACTGTTCAGAGCCTGGAGGAAGGACAAAGGGACCAAGAACCACGGAGAGGCGGCCGCTTGA
- the mettl21e gene encoding methyltransferase like 21e isoform X1, translated as MTTQTCPKAVGDSSSKEEDAIAGAAEDTELAKAVMAHQFHPSVLGPESWEGYKFSDMEIRIKESTDLYGAVLWPSAMVLCHFLETNQDKFSLRDKNVIELGAGTGLVTIVSSLLGAKVTSTDLPDVLGNLQYNVTRNTKGRCKYIPLVTELTWGQEVEQRFPRDTHCFDYILAADVVYSHPYLEELMATFDHLCQETTEILWAMRFRLDPENSFVDRFRQRFHLEQLYDLPSLSIKLFRAWRKDKGTKNHGEAAA; from the exons ATGACCACCCAGACATGTCCTAAAGCGGTGGGAGACTCCTCCTCAAAGGAAGAAG aTGCCATAGCAGGTGCCGCGGAGGACACGGAGTTAGCCAAAGCCGTAATGGCTCACCAGTTCCATCCCTCTGTCCTTGGCCCAGAGTCCTGGGAAGGATACAAGTTTTCTGACATGGAGATCCGGATCAAAGAATCCACAGACCTTTATGGAGCTGTCCTCTGGCCTTCG GCAATGGTGTTGTGTCATTTCCTAGAGACAAACCAGGACAAATTCAGCTTGAGGGACAAAAATGTTATTGAACTGGGTGCCGGAACTGGCCTGGTCACCATCGTATCCAGCCTCTTAG GCGCTAAAGTGACCTCCACAGATCTACCAGACGTGTTGGGGAACCTCCAGTACAACGTAACACGCAACACCAAAGGCCGATGCAAGTATATCCCCCTG GTGACAGAGCTGACCTGGGGtcaggaggtggagcagcgTTTCCCACGTGACACGCACTGTTTTGACTACATTCTCGCCGCCGACGTGGTCTACTCTCATCcttacctggaggagctgatggccACGTTTGATCACCTGTGCCAGGAAACCACGGAGATCCTGTGGGCCATGCGCTTCCGCCTGGACCCGGAGAACAGCTTCGTGGATCGTTTTCGCCAACGCTTCCACCTGGAGCAGCTGTACGACCTCCCCAGTCTGAGCATCAAACTGTTCAGAGCCTGGAGGAAGGACAAAGGGACCAAGAACCACGGAGAGGCGGCCGCTTGA
- the mettl21e gene encoding methyltransferase like 21e isoform X3, protein MTTQTCPKAVGDSSSKEEGAAEDTELAKAVMAHQFHPSVLGPESWEGYKFSDMEIRIKESTDLYGAVLWPSAMVLCHFLETNQDKFSLRDKNVIELGAGTGLVTIVSSLLGAKVTSTDLPDVLGNLQYNVTRNTKGRCKYIPLVTELTWGQEVEQRFPRDTHCFDYILAADVVYSHPYLEELMATFDHLCQETTEILWAMRFRLDPENSFVDRFRQRFHLEQLYDLPSLSIKLFRAWRKDKGTKNHGEAAA, encoded by the exons ATGACCACCCAGACATGTCCTAAAGCGGTGGGAGACTCCTCCTCAAAGGAAGAAG GTGCCGCGGAGGACACGGAGTTAGCCAAAGCCGTAATGGCTCACCAGTTCCATCCCTCTGTCCTTGGCCCAGAGTCCTGGGAAGGATACAAGTTTTCTGACATGGAGATCCGGATCAAAGAATCCACAGACCTTTATGGAGCTGTCCTCTGGCCTTCG GCAATGGTGTTGTGTCATTTCCTAGAGACAAACCAGGACAAATTCAGCTTGAGGGACAAAAATGTTATTGAACTGGGTGCCGGAACTGGCCTGGTCACCATCGTATCCAGCCTCTTAG GCGCTAAAGTGACCTCCACAGATCTACCAGACGTGTTGGGGAACCTCCAGTACAACGTAACACGCAACACCAAAGGCCGATGCAAGTATATCCCCCTG GTGACAGAGCTGACCTGGGGtcaggaggtggagcagcgTTTCCCACGTGACACGCACTGTTTTGACTACATTCTCGCCGCCGACGTGGTCTACTCTCATCcttacctggaggagctgatggccACGTTTGATCACCTGTGCCAGGAAACCACGGAGATCCTGTGGGCCATGCGCTTCCGCCTGGACCCGGAGAACAGCTTCGTGGATCGTTTTCGCCAACGCTTCCACCTGGAGCAGCTGTACGACCTCCCCAGTCTGAGCATCAAACTGTTCAGAGCCTGGAGGAAGGACAAAGGGACCAAGAACCACGGAGAGGCGGCCGCTTGA